In Lytechinus variegatus isolate NC3 chromosome 12, Lvar_3.0, whole genome shotgun sequence, a single window of DNA contains:
- the LOC121424803 gene encoding uncharacterized protein LOC121424803 isoform X2 — MNEPKSPSTKETEHYRLIEESDGENEVDLLDEQEDATEEMENCTTQTGELEVLDTMETEHDKLMEESDEDNEVDLLDEQEDTVEETDRRRRKETLESNNESRNKEKAEEFDRDIRYEIDYFQEIAESMKVFASMMVDMKVVKVEIKGIKEMLKALAGKVECVIEGRAQNEQQRLREKRITGRMAKDNFLARKRKIMYGKGRRKIDSGKLVMNKNVVNGKRDEGERRQTVENTGRVFTKNTSGDGHREGVHERHGERIDAGRKIAEKNLVETRKDESWVMTQDSLGNPNSEDMNESGGEDKMIMEKILDEVRTNSMHDHATINNDGQNENCTGIESLQESDDEDVGTVDVLFDGGGDSEEDCSGVQDECAKSKDYNSTAKFEREKNDRSISRSRLSKQDDESFAQGVVNEEVAKPQEDFRWEKFPKRRIKGLRSLPIGRFALNIIKNLVRNDILMKSNCSGKHTATTSIPHVQAIDPGILEYALETTYKVFDVEEYEKHLVRRECVSAINAHCRYLRKVARSAPRKSTMEKGRMGADQEEWLPGNDSIACLPTAIAQVDERRLEEQVSVQSKKDEISEKKVLRKKMSVNSNGQTDGEDNPIGLLGIGKVKPGGEDGEVDIGRHDSATKSGEQDVSVIAGNGRQYGIEERTQKGLPWKKLTDKDISNFKSRLRSAPAFATHAIAHVISDRVLINSNCYGIKRINSGRPNVQPIDPDILAYVIETAFDAYGIDEQDQGKCRKECVRAIDSHCRYLFASSKTRKSECASGMQRNVMKQKDGECESGEEIGRKEESSVEISEKSERHV; from the exons ATGAATGAACCAAAGAGCCCAAGTACAAAGGAAacagaacattacagactgatCGAAGAATCAGATGGAGAAAATGAGGTGGATCTGCTTGATGAACAGGAAGATGCAACAGAAGAGATGGAG AATTGTACAACACAGACTGGTGAACTGGAGGTCCTTGATACAATGGAAACAGAACATGATAAACTGATGGAAGAATCAGATGAAGACAATGAGGTGGATCTGCTTGATGAACAGGAGGACACAGTAGAAGAGACAGacagaaggagaagaaaagagaCACTAGAATCAAATAATGAGTCAAGGAATAAGGAGAAAGCCGAAGAGTTTGATCGAGATATTAGATATGAGATAGATTACTTCCAGGAAATTGCAGAGAGTATGAAAGTATTTGCTTCCATGATGGTAGATATGAAGGTTGTAAAGGTTGAAATAAAAGGCATCAAGGAAATGCTCAAAGCTCTTGCAGGAAAGGTAGAGTGTGTGATAGAGGGTAGAGCTCAGAATGAACAGCAGAGATTAAGAGAAAAGAGAATCACAGGAAGAATGGCCAAGGATAATTTTCTTGCTCGTAAAAGAAAGATTATGTATGGAAAAGGCAGAAGAAAAATTGACTCTGGAAAGTTGGTGATGAACAAGAATGTTGTAAATGGTAAAAGAgatgaaggagaaagaagacAAACTGTTGAAAATACAGGGAGGGTTTTCACCAAGAATACTTCAGGTGATGGTCACAGAGAAGGTGTGCATGAAAGGCATGGAGAAAGGATTGATGCCGGTAGGAAAATTGCAGAAAAGAACTTGGTGGAAACAAGAAAGGATGAGTCATGGGTAATGACGCAGGATAGTCTGGGTAATCCTAACAGTGAAGATATGAATGAAAGTGGTGGAGAAGACAAGATGATAATGGAAAAGATCCTAGATGAAGTGAGGACTAATAGCATGCATGATCATGCAACAATTAATAATGATGGACAGAATGAGAATTGTACAGGAATTGAATCATTACAGgaaagtgatgatgaagatgtagGAACTGTTGATGTACTCTTTGATGGCGGCGGTGACAGTGAAGAAGATTGTTCAGGGGTACAAGATGAATGTGCAAAAAGCAAAGATTATAATTCTACAGCAAAGTTTGAAAGGGAAAAGAATGACAGATCCATTTCCAGAAGCAGGTTGTCAAAACAAGATGACGAAAGCTTTGCTCAGGGGGTGGTGAACGAAGAAGTTGCTAAACCACAGGAGGATTTCCGATGGGAAAAGTTTCCGAAGAGGAGAATTAAAGGATTGCGCAGTTTGCCCATCGGAAGATTTGCCCttaacataataaaaaatctTGTTAgaaatgacattttgatgaaaagcaaCTGCTCTGGGAAACACACAGCCACTACAAGTATTCCACATGTGCAAGCTATTGATCCTGGTATTCTAGAGTATGCTTTGGAAACAACTTACAAGGTGTTTGATGTCGAAGAATATGAAAAGCATCTTGTACGACGTGAATGTGTCTCAGCAATCAATGCGCACTGTAGATATTTGAGGAAAGTGGCAAGAAGTGCACCTAGAAAATCAACAATGGAAAAGGGTAGGATGGGGGCAGATCAAGAAGAATGGTTGCCTGGGAATGATTCGATAGCATGTCTTCCAACAGCAATTGCTCAAGTGGATGAAAGACGTCTTGAGGAACAAGTTAGTGTACAgtcgaaaaaagatgaaataagtGAGAAAAaggttttaagaaaaaaaatgtctgtaAACAGTAATGGACAAACAGATGGAGAAGATAATCCCATTGGATTGCTTGGAATTGGGAAGGTAAAACCAGGTGGAGAGGATGGAGAAGTGGATATTGGAAGGCATGACAGTGCCACCAAGAGTGGTGAACAGGATGTTTCTGTAATCGCAGGAAATGGCAGACAATATGGGATTGAAGAAAGGACACAAAAAGGGTTACCTTGGAAGAAATTAACAGACAAAGATATCTCAAACTTTAAAAGTCGTTTAAGATCAGCACCTGCTTTTGCCACCCATGCCATCGCTCATGTCATTAGTGATCGGGTACTTATCAATAGCAATTGTTAtggaataaaaagaataaactccGGAAGACCAAATGTCCAACCGATCGACCCTGATATACTGGCATATGTCATCGAGACTGCATTTGATGCATATGGTATTGATGAACAAGACCAAGGAAAGTGCCGTAAGGAATGTGTCAGGGCGATTGATTCACACTGTAGGTACTTGTTTGCTAGTTCAAAGACAAGAAAAAGTGAATGTGCTAGTGGGATGCAAAGAAATGTTATGAAACAAAAAGATGGTGAATGTGAGTCTGGAGAGGAGATaggaagaaaagaggaaagtaGCGTTGAGATTTCAGAAAAATCAGAACGTCATGTCTGA
- the LOC121424803 gene encoding uncharacterized protein LOC121424803 isoform X1 produces the protein MNEPKSPSTKETEHYRLIEESDGENEVDLLDEQEDATEEMESCTTQTGELEVLATMETEHDRLMEESDEDNEVDLLDEQEDTTEETDRRRKETLESNNEGRNKEKTEEFDRDTQYEIDYFQEIAESMKVFASMMVDMKIVKVEIKGIKEMLKALAGKVECVIEGRAQNEQQRLREKRNTGRIVKDNLLARRRKYMHGKGIRKFDSRRLMMSKNVVNGKSDEVERRQTVEATGRVFTKNTSGDGHRDGVHEKHGERIDALRKMPEKNLVETRNDVSRVMTQDNLGNLNREDMNVSGGEDKMMTEKNLDGMRDSIMHDHETSNNNDGQNENCAGIESLQESDDEDVGTVDVFFDGGSDSEEDSLGAQDECARSKDYDSVESCKREKNDRSIASSRLSQQDEESFAQGVVNEEVAKPQENFRWEKLPEGKINRLRSLPIGRFALEIVKNLVRSDILMKSNCTGKHTSTTSIPHVQAIDPGILEYALETTYKVFDVEEREKHRVRRECVSTIDSHCRYLRKVARRAPRKSAIEKGRIGANQEERLPGNDSIACLPTEIAPVPVEERHLEEQAITESKKNEISEEKGSRRKMPKNSCGQTDGEDDQTGMLGNDKVNEDTELDNRRHDCARNSDEQDASVITGKGRQYGIEEWALKGLPLKKLTDVDISNFKSHFRSAAAFATHAITHIVSDRVLINSNCFGKTRSDSGRPNVQPIDPDILAYVIETTFDAYGIEEQDYTKCRKECFMAIDSHCRDLFASSKRRKTGCASGMQRNVMKQIDGECGSGEKIGRKEGSSATNSEGFKEVMSEESTGIKSTCHSLADKDIARVKGSGPTLPKFVARVLRLFLTDDILAISNCSGKSSSGRPNIQRIDPNIVAYILETVYDVYDVDEFDKADFRRKCIIAIDQCCRNEKKKRCKKGTATSSVNGNVRKRKGTKIQSEKEQEESV, from the exons ATGAATGAACCAAAGAGCCCAAGTACAAAGGAAacagaacattacagactgatCGAAGAATCAGATGGAGAAAATGAGGTGGATCTGCTTGATGAACAGGAAGATGCAACAGAAGAGATGGAG AGTTGTACAACACAGACTGGGGAATTGGAGGTCCTTGCTACAATGGAAACAGAACATGATAGACTGATGGAAGAATCAGATGAAGACAATGAGGTGGATCTGCTTGATGAACAGGAGGACACAACAGAAGAGACAGACAGGAGAAGAAAAGAGACACTAGAATCAAATAATGAGGGGAGGAATAAGGAGAAAACTGAAGAGTTTGATCGGGATACTCAATATGAGATTGATTACTTCCAGGAAATTGCAGAGAGTATGAAAGTATTTGCTTCCATGATGGTAGATATGAAGATTGTAAAGGTTGAAATAAAAGGCATCAAGGAAATGCTCAAAGCTCTTGCAGGAAAGGTAGAGTGTGTGATAGAGGGTAGAGCTCAGAATGAACAGCAGAGATtaagagaaaagagaaatacAGGAAGAATAGTCAAAGATAATTTACTTGCTCGTAGAAGAAAATACATGCATGGAAAAGGAATAAGAAAGTTTGACTCTAGACGATTGATGATGAGCAAGAATGTTGTAAATGGTAAAAGTGATGAAGTAGAAAGAAGACAAACTGTTGAAGCAACAGGGAGGGTTTTCACCAAGAATACTTCAGGTGATGGTCACAGAGATGGTGTGCATGAAAAGCATGGAGAAAGGATTGATGCACTAAGGAAAATGCCAGAAAAGAACTTGGTggaaacaagaaatgatgtttcAAGGGTAATGACACAGGATAATTTGGGTAATCTTAACAGAGAAGATATGAATGTAAGTGGTGGAGAAGACAAGATGATGACTGAAAAGAACTTAGATGGAATGAGGGATAGTATCATGCATGATCATGAAACAAGTAACAATAATGATGGACAAAATGAGAATTGTGCGGGAATTGAATCCTTACAGgaaagtgatgatgaagatgtagGAACTGTTGATGTATTCTTCGATGGTGGCAGTGACAGTGAAGAAGATAGTTTAGGGGCACAAGATGAATGTGCAAGAAGCAAAGATTATGATTCTGTTGAATCATGTAAGAGGGAAAAGAATGACAGATCCATTGCCAGCAGCAGGTTGTCACAACAAGATGAAGAAAGCTTTGCTCAGGGGGTGGTGAATGAAGAAGTTGCTAAACCACAGGAAAATTTCAGATGGGAAAAGCTTCCTGAAGGCAAAATTAACAGATTGCGGAGCTTGCCCATCGGAAGATTTGCCCTAGAAATAGTGAAAAATCTTGTTAGAAgtgacattttgatgaaaagcaaCTGCACTGGGAAACACACATCCACTACAAGTATTCCACATGTGCAAGCTATAGATCCTGGTATTCTAGAGTATGCTTTGGAAACGACTTACAAGGTGTTTGATGTGGAAGAACGTGAAAAGCATCGTGTACGCCGTGAATGTGTCTCAACAATCGATTCGCACTGTAGATATTTGAGGAAAGTGGCAAGAAGAGCACCTAGAAAATCAGCAATCGAAAAGGGTAGGATAGGGGCAAATCAGGAAGAAAGGTTGCCTGGGAATGATTCGATAGCATGTCTTCCAACAGAAATTGCTCCAGTACCAGTGGAGGAAAGACATCTTGAAGAACAAGCAATTACAGAGtcaaaaaagaatgaaataagtgAGGAAAAGGGTTCAAGAAGGAAAATGCCTAAAAATAGTTGTGGACAAACAGATGGAGAAGATGATCAGACTGGAATGCTTGGAAATGATAAGGTAAATGAGGACACAGAGTTGGATAATAGAAGGCATGACTGTGCCCGCAACAGTGATGAACAGGATGCTTCCGTAATCACAGGAAAGGGCAGACAATATGGGATTGAAGAATGGGCATTAAAGGGGTtgcctttgaaaaaattaacaGATGTAGATATCTCAAACTTTAAAAGTCATTTCAGATCAGCAGCTGCTTTTGCCACACATGCCATCACTCATATTGTTAGTGATCGGGTACTTATCAATAGCAATTGTTTTGGAAAAACAAGATCAGACTCCGGAAGGCCAAATGTCCAACCGATTGACCCTGATATACTGGCATATGTCATTGAGACCACATTTGATGCATATGGTATTGAAGAACAAGACTATACTAAGTGCCGCAAGGAATGTTTCATGGCTATTGATTCACACTGTAGGGACTTGTTTGCTAGttcaaagagaagaaaaactGGATGTGCCAGTGGGATGCAAAGAAATGTTATGAAACAAATAGATGGTGAAtgtgggtctggagagaagataGGAAGAAAGGAGGGAAGTAGTGCTACGAATTCAGAAGGATTCAAAGAAGTCATGTCTGAAGAAAGTACAGGTATAAAGTCAACATGCCATTCTTTAGCAGACAAAGATATCGCTCGTGTGAAAGGATCTGGCCCAACTTTGCCCAAGTTTGTCGCTCGTGTTTTGCGACTTTTTTTGACTGATGACATACTCGCCATTTCTAATTGCTCTGGGAAGAGCTCTTCCGGAAGGCCCAATATCCAGAGAATAGACCCAAATATTGTGGCTTACATCTTGGAAACAGTGTATGATGTGTATGATGTTGATGAGTTTGACAAGGCAGATTTTCGTAGGAAATGCATCATAGCCATCGATCAGTGCTGtagaaatgagaaaaagaaaagatgtaAGAAAGGAACAGCCACATCCAGTGTAAATGGCAATGTTCGTAAAAGGAAAGGCACCAAGATTCAATCCGAGAAAGAACAGGAAGAGAGTGTTTAA